In Leptodesmis sichuanensis A121, the following are encoded in one genomic region:
- a CDS encoding HlyD family efflux transporter periplasmic adaptor subunit, whose protein sequence is MLEQHNSDRQNPTLQNPEFLQPFQEDDFLPPMSRWMSGGAMALIGVMAGMVGLAAVIEYNVTVQAPASVRPAGDLSVVQAPPGVTIGRILVQESQSVRQGDVIAEIGVPDQNRLLALRTQRSNVQQYINQYQDQINQVDTQLAQLNTKIMSRAGTPTPTPSDQAGSLTEADIVTALAKINQTAPPEAQQLAQERDRLLEQRRGLVAQINLDQATLQKVNADLSQLAIQSPVDGTILRLGSSASGQAARPTDVLAQIMPRNVPLVVKARVNTQDISQVAVGQTSQLRITAYPYPDYGILTGTVQAIAPDVVTAGENNSEPSTSYYEVTIQPDRPYLGTADRPFPIQPGMEVRADIISRRETILRSLLRTMRLWSDL, encoded by the coding sequence ATGCTTGAACAACACAATTCCGATCGGCAAAATCCAACTCTGCAAAATCCAGAGTTTTTGCAACCTTTTCAAGAAGATGATTTTCTACCTCCCATGAGTCGCTGGATGAGCGGTGGGGCAATGGCGCTAATTGGAGTGATGGCAGGCATGGTTGGGCTTGCGGCTGTTATAGAGTACAACGTCACGGTGCAAGCTCCAGCCAGTGTTCGACCGGCTGGCGATTTGAGTGTGGTACAGGCTCCACCTGGGGTGACGATCGGACGGATTTTAGTTCAAGAAAGTCAATCTGTCCGACAAGGAGATGTCATTGCTGAGATTGGTGTGCCAGATCAAAATCGTCTGCTGGCCTTGCGGACGCAGCGCAGCAACGTGCAACAGTACATTAACCAATATCAAGATCAGATCAATCAGGTCGATACTCAATTGGCACAGCTTAATACCAAGATCATGTCCCGTGCTGGCACCCCCACCCCCACCCCCAGCGATCAGGCCGGATCGCTAACAGAGGCCGATATTGTGACCGCCCTGGCGAAAATCAATCAAACTGCCCCCCCAGAAGCCCAACAGTTGGCTCAGGAGCGCGATCGCCTGCTGGAACAACGGCGTGGCCTGGTTGCTCAGATCAACCTGGATCAAGCCACTTTACAGAAGGTGAATGCAGACTTAAGCCAGTTAGCGATTCAATCTCCCGTCGATGGCACCATTTTAAGGCTGGGGTCGAGTGCAAGCGGTCAAGCGGCACGTCCCACTGATGTGCTGGCTCAAATTATGCCTCGTAACGTGCCTCTGGTGGTGAAAGCCAGGGTTAATACCCAGGATATTAGCCAGGTGGCAGTGGGCCAGACCAGTCAGTTGCGGATCACGGCCTATCCCTATCCCGACTACGGCATTCTGACAGGAACGGTACAGGCGATCGCACCGGATGTGGTGACTGCTGGAGAAAACAATAGTGAGCCAAGCACTTCTTACTACGAAGTCACTATTCAACCCGATCGCCCCTATCTCGGTACTGCCGACCGTCCATTTCCAATTCAACCAGGAATGGAGGTCAGGGCTGACATTATCTCTCGCCGAGAAACCATCCTGCGATCGCTCCTCCGCACAATGCGCCTCTGGTCAGATTTATAG